AGCCAGTTTTTAAAAACCTGCAAAGATGCAGGGGAAAGCGAGCAAAAAGTCATGGAGCGTTTAACAAAACGCCTACATATAAGCCATAACACCAATAAGAACTTTGATGACTCTTTAACTTTGGGCCAGCGACTGGCCGATAAAATCGCTATTTTTGGCGGCTCTTGGACATTTATTCTTATTTTTATAGGCATACTTTTTGCGTGGATCGTCCTCAACACGCTGATCTTGGCTAATAAATCCTTTGATCCTTACCCTTATGTTTTCCTTAATCTGATTTTATCCATGCTGGCAGCATTACAAGCCCCTGTGATTATGATGTCGCAAAACCGGCATGCCGCCAAAGATCGTGCCGCGGCCGAGCATGATTACGAAGTGAATTTAAAATCAGAACTAGAAGTGCTGGCTTTGCACCAAAAAATTGACGTCTTGCGCGATCAACAATGGTCCGAGCTGGTTTCAATGCAGCAAGAGCAAATTAAGCTCCTCACTCAAGTGCTTGAAAAAAACAAAACCTCATAAACCAAAACACCGAGCTTTTGATCTGGCTAATGCAGCTCGTCATTTAAACGCTTCAACACATAGAACTGACACTTAAACAACAAATTACTTACAAAAAAAACTATAAAAACTTTACTTTTACCACTTTTTTATTGACGATATATGTTCGGTAAAGAACATAGTATTAGCAAGTAATTCGGTATAACTAAGGGTAAGTACTTCATTCACTTTGCAGCACCTAGCTCTTTATTGAATAAATACCAAGCTGGAGACTCAAATGACAGAACTTCATTTCCCTTGCCAAAACCTTATTCTTACCACTTTACCGGCAACTCACTATGCCTCTTTAGCACCGCTATTAGAGCTTATTCACCTGCCGCTGGGCCATGTGCTTTATGAATCTGGAGCACAAATGCAGCATGTTTATTTTCCAACCAACAGCATCGTTTCTTTACTTTATGTTTTAGAAAGTGGTGCATCCGCCGAAATAGCCATCGTCGGCAACGAAGGCCTTGTGGGAATATCACTCTTTATGGGCGGTAATAGCACACCGAGTCGGGCTGTTGTACAAAGTGCAGGTTTTGCCTATCGGCTAGGCAAAAAACAAATTAACGCCGCCTTTGATAAAGCCGGCCCCTTGCAACATTTACTGCTGCGTTACACCCAAGCACTGCTCACTCAAATGGCACAAACCGCGGTCTGCAACCGCCATCACTCATTAGATCAACAACTCTGCCGCTGGCTATTATTAAGCTTGGATCGTCTGCCCTCTTAATAAGCTAATCATGACCCAAGAGCTAATTGCCAATATGCTGGGCGTGCGTAGAGAAGGCGTTACAGAAGCGGCAGGTAATTTACAAAAAGCCAAACTCATTGAATACAGCCGTGGCCGTATTGCGGTACTAGATCGTCCAGGCTTAGAAAAAAGGGCCTGCGAATGCTATGCCGTCGTTAAAACAGAATTTGATCGCCTACTACCCTGCAAAAACTTGCGTAATCCCAGCACCACAACAAAAGCCATGGCCTTTTAACTCGCCCCCCGTCCTTCAATAAACACACAAAAGGGGC
This genomic interval from Iodobacter fluviatilis contains the following:
- a CDS encoding DUF1003 domain-containing protein, translated to MNNSNEQLASQFLKTCKDAGESEQKVMERLTKRLHISHNTNKNFDDSLTLGQRLADKIAIFGGSWTFILIFIGILFAWIVLNTLILANKSFDPYPYVFLNLILSMLAALQAPVIMMSQNRHAAKDRAAAEHDYEVNLKSELEVLALHQKIDVLRDQQWSELVSMQQEQIKLLTQVLEKNKTS
- a CDS encoding Crp/Fnr family transcriptional regulator is translated as MTQELIANMLGVRREGVTEAAGNLQKAKLIEYSRGRIAVLDRPGLEKRACECYAVVKTEFDRLLPCKNLRNPSTTTKAMAF
- a CDS encoding Crp/Fnr family transcriptional regulator, with amino-acid sequence MTELHFPCQNLILTTLPATHYASLAPLLELIHLPLGHVLYESGAQMQHVYFPTNSIVSLLYVLESGASAEIAIVGNEGLVGISLFMGGNSTPSRAVVQSAGFAYRLGKKQINAAFDKAGPLQHLLLRYTQALLTQMAQTAVCNRHHSLDQQLCRWLLLSLDRLPS